One genomic region from Sulfurimonas sp. encodes:
- the radA gene encoding DNA repair protein RadA, protein MAKKKVLFECQHCGFTTPKWMGKCTNCGGWDSFIELNEHQQEVVKQTKTSSKISSKAISINDIQESEVYRFSSLDKELDGVLGGGIVPGSLTLIGGSPGVGKSTLLLKVASNIASTDKNVLYITGEESSGQIKLRANRLNSNVDNLYLLSEIRLEQILVELEHRDYKFLIIDSIQTMYTENITSAPGSVTQVRQITFELMRLAKEKNIAIFIIGHITKEGSIAGPRVLEHMVDTVLYFEGDSSQELRILRGFKNRFGPTSEIGVFEMRSEGLVSATNIASRFFNRDSTQAGSALTVIMEGSRPIILEVQALVSESHTPNSKRQATGFDNNRLNMLLALLERKLEIPLSGYDVFINITGGIKITETSADLAVLAAILSSFRNRAISKKTIFIGEVSLVGDVREVFGLDVRLKEAKMQNITKVLLSKKPLVKTTLKTYLVDEVSKLLEWY, encoded by the coding sequence ATGGCTAAGAAAAAAGTTCTTTTTGAGTGTCAGCATTGTGGATTTACTACTCCAAAATGGATGGGCAAATGTACAAACTGTGGTGGTTGGGACTCTTTTATAGAACTAAATGAGCATCAACAAGAAGTAGTAAAACAAACAAAAACTTCATCAAAAATAAGTTCAAAAGCCATAAGTATAAATGATATACAAGAAAGTGAAGTTTATAGATTTAGCTCACTTGATAAAGAACTAGATGGTGTTCTTGGTGGTGGAATCGTTCCTGGTTCACTAACCTTAATCGGGGGAAGCCCTGGAGTTGGTAAATCAACTCTGCTTTTAAAAGTAGCTTCAAACATTGCATCTACTGATAAAAATGTTTTGTATATAACGGGAGAAGAATCAAGTGGACAGATTAAACTTAGAGCAAATCGACTTAACTCAAATGTTGATAATTTATACCTTTTAAGCGAAATCAGACTAGAACAAATTTTAGTAGAGTTAGAACACAGAGATTATAAATTTTTAATCATAGATTCTATTCAAACTATGTACACAGAAAATATCACATCAGCACCTGGTTCAGTCACTCAAGTTAGACAGATAACTTTTGAGCTTATGCGTTTAGCAAAAGAGAAAAATATTGCAATCTTTATAATCGGTCACATCACAAAAGAAGGTTCAATCGCTGGTCCAAGGGTACTAGAGCACATGGTAGATACTGTTTTATATTTTGAAGGGGATAGTTCTCAAGAATTACGAATACTAAGAGGTTTTAAAAATCGTTTTGGACCGACTAGTGAGATAGGTGTTTTTGAGATGAGAAGTGAAGGTTTAGTATCTGCTACAAATATAGCATCCCGTTTTTTTAACAGAGATTCTACACAAGCTGGTTCTGCACTAACAGTCATAATGGAAGGCTCTCGCCCTATAATTCTAGAAGTTCAAGCACTTGTTTCAGAATCACATACTCCAAACTCTAAAAGACAAGCTACTGGGTTTGATAACAATAGACTAAATATGCTTCTTGCTTTACTAGAAAGAAAACTAGAAATTCCACTCTCTGGATATGATGTATTTATAAATATAACTGGTGGTATTAAAATCACAGAAACAAGTGCAGACTTAGCAGTTTTAGCTGCAATACTCAGTAGTTTTAGAAATCGTGCCATTTCAAAAAAAACTATTTTTATAGGGGAAGTTTCGTTAGTTGGCGATGTAAGGGAAGTTTTTGGACTTGATGTAAGACTAAAAGAAGCTAAGATGCAAAATATCACAAAAGTACTTTTGTCAAAAAAACCATTGGTAAAAACAACTTTAAAGACCTACTTAGTTGATGAAGTTTCAAAGCTTTTAGAGTGGTATTAA
- a CDS encoding carbonic anhydrase, with amino-acid sequence MNLKAYAKGNKLFRTYFKENKEALLELVSSGQSPKSLFIGCSDSRVIPDLMIQSDPGDLFVIRNVGNFVPPYKPDEDFHATASGIEYAVSILKIKEIIICGHTHCGACKSLYEDINDSSLIHTKKWLELGKSAKTSAILSLGANAPMEDLLRLTEKLSVMKQIDNILTYPVVKKRFEDGDLSIHGWYYDIETGNIDYYNAQSYEFLPLTDLSKSTT; translated from the coding sequence TTGAATTTAAAAGCATATGCCAAGGGCAACAAACTATTTAGAACTTATTTCAAAGAAAACAAAGAAGCTCTATTAGAACTTGTAAGTAGTGGGCAAAGTCCAAAATCATTATTTATTGGGTGTTCTGACTCTCGAGTTATTCCAGATTTGATGATTCAATCTGACCCAGGGGATTTGTTTGTTATACGAAATGTAGGAAATTTTGTTCCTCCATATAAACCAGATGAAGACTTTCATGCAACAGCATCTGGAATTGAGTATGCAGTTAGTATCTTAAAGATTAAAGAGATAATAATTTGCGGACATACTCACTGTGGTGCTTGTAAATCTTTATATGAAGATATAAATGACTCATCACTCATTCACACAAAAAAGTGGCTAGAACTTGGTAAAAGTGCAAAAACATCGGCTATTCTTAGTCTTGGTGCAAATGCTCCAATGGAAGATCTACTAAGATTAACAGAAAAACTATCTGTAATGAAACAAATAGACAATATATTAACTTACCCTGTCGTAAAAAAACGATTTGAAGATGGTGATTTATCTATTCATGGTTGGTATTATGATATCGAAACTGGAAATATTGACTACTATAACGCACAAAGTTATGAGTTTTTACCATTAACAGACTTAAGCAAATCAACAACATAA
- the fliL gene encoding flagellar basal body-associated protein FliL — MAKEENKKETTEEDASTEKKSSKMLMIIIIVVLLLIIVGGGIVTFLLMGDDEEIMAQTSAPQANERSAKKTRKSSGDYSNSRKLSEIGILYPLDTFTVNLKSDAGRRYLKVTMSLELQGEELSLELDSKAPVLRDRIIRILTSKSLEEISSKKGKQKVSDQIMDTLNAMISDGTIQGIYFTEFVIQ, encoded by the coding sequence ATGGCAAAAGAAGAAAATAAAAAAGAAACAACAGAGGAAGACGCTTCAACCGAAAAAAAATCTAGCAAGATGCTAATGATAATAATCATTGTTGTATTGTTACTAATTATTGTTGGTGGTGGAATAGTTACTTTTTTACTAATGGGTGATGATGAAGAAATAATGGCGCAAACTTCCGCACCACAAGCAAATGAAAGAAGTGCTAAAAAGACAAGAAAAAGTTCTGGAGATTACAGTAACTCAAGAAAATTAAGTGAAATTGGTATTTTATACCCACTTGATACATTTACAGTAAACTTAAAAAGTGATGCTGGTCGTCGCTACTTAAAAGTTACTATGTCTTTAGAATTACAAGGTGAGGAATTAAGTCTAGAACTAGACAGTAAAGCTCCCGTACTAAGAGATAGAATCATTAGAATTTTAACATCTAAATCACTAGAAGAAATTTCTTCTAAAAAAGGAAAGCAAAAAGTTAGTGATCAAATAATGGACACACTAAATGCTATGATTTCAGATGGAACTATTCAAGGTATCTACTTTACGGAATTTGTTATTCAGTAG
- a CDS encoding site-specific integrase, protein MTLLNKKIPTSTTGIFYKEIINNDKIVVDKVFLIRYKDEIGRDKLKTIGKYSQGIRIGYCKTIRDQTMVKLRLGENLPKVTAKKSKYTVHDLAIKWLDLKKANKTYEGELQRYNATLKKLIGSEIAEHLKKQDIINLQATLQDMGYAPSTTQHFITMVSGIYQFAIQDKLIKSENPCAGLKSIKFNNERDRYLTTEEVKQLIEAVSHELELLLFIEIGLSTGARLGSIMEMTKSDIDFRNESIKIKNFKTSDKYTGYLNSSTLEILNLHCKSLKRGQKLFSVGRSYVSYKIRGLMKKLFNEDVIDDYQKVVIHTLRHTFASHLAINGCPIYTIKELMNHKTIEMTERYAKLAPNQGQVQVKGLYR, encoded by the coding sequence ATGACACTTTTAAACAAAAAAATCCCCACTTCTACAACTGGAATTTTCTATAAAGAGATAATAAATAATGACAAAATAGTAGTTGATAAAGTATTTCTTATTAGATATAAAGATGAGATAGGAAGAGATAAACTCAAAACAATAGGTAAGTATTCTCAAGGTATTAGAATTGGATATTGTAAAACAATACGAGACCAAACAATGGTAAAGTTAAGACTTGGGGAAAACCTACCAAAAGTCACTGCAAAAAAATCTAAATATACAGTTCATGACTTGGCTATAAAATGGCTAGACCTAAAAAAAGCGAATAAAACTTATGAGGGAGAACTGCAAAGATATAATGCAACTCTTAAAAAACTTATAGGCTCTGAGATAGCTGAACATCTCAAAAAACAAGACATTATAAACCTACAAGCTACACTTCAAGATATGGGTTATGCACCCTCCACTACTCAGCACTTCATAACTATGGTTTCTGGTATTTATCAGTTCGCTATACAAGATAAACTTATTAAGTCTGAAAATCCTTGTGCAGGTCTTAAGTCTATCAAATTTAACAATGAACGAGACAGGTATTTAACTACCGAAGAAGTAAAGCAACTTATAGAGGCTGTTTCACATGAACTAGAGTTACTTTTGTTTATAGAGATAGGACTTAGTACAGGTGCTAGACTTGGTTCAATTATGGAAATGACAAAATCAGATATTGATTTTAGAAACGAGAGTATTAAGATTAAAAACTTCAAAACAAGTGATAAATATACTGGATATTTAAATAGTAGCACACTAGAGATTTTAAACTTACATTGTAAATCATTAAAACGAGGACAAAAATTATTTTCGGTAGGTCGAAGCTATGTATCATACAAGATACGAGGATTGATGAAGAAGCTCTTTAACGAAGATGTAATAGATGATTACCAAAAAGTGGTTATACACACTCTAAGACATACCTTTGCAAGTCATTTAGCTATAAATGGCTGTCCTATATATACAATTAAGGAACTAATGAACCATAAAACTATTGAAATGACGGAAAGATATGCGAAACTTGCTCCTAATCAGGGACAAGTTCAGGTTAAAGGGTTATATAGATAA
- a CDS encoding RsiV family protein — protein MKSNVLDEMNENLVQYNSELEEGIISPYLVSLKMNQYTFHMPSLNGNNSSFAININPITNEDYDFFDIFDAKRNALEEIKVIIKRRSDCDFFERFDKASFIPRFFIKNDGIEFIFSEYEVSSGMCGNIVVFMYYHELVEFLKPNGPLGFFVTPSRTWNADFHWYKAVFGTLELEKGLNN, from the coding sequence TTGAAATCTAATGTATTAGATGAAATGAATGAAAATTTGGTTCAGTACAATTCTGAATTAGAAGAAGGAATTATATCTCCTTATTTAGTAAGTTTAAAAATGAATCAATACACATTTCACATGCCATCACTAAATGGAAACAACTCAAGTTTCGCAATAAATATAAACCCTATAACTAATGAAGACTATGATTTTTTTGATATATTTGATGCAAAAAGAAATGCACTTGAAGAGATAAAAGTGATTATCAAAAGAAGAAGTGATTGTGATTTTTTTGAGAGGTTTGATAAGGCAAGTTTTATACCAAGGTTTTTTATCAAAAATGACGGTATAGAATTTATCTTTAGTGAATATGAAGTTAGTTCAGGAATGTGTGGAAACATAGTTGTATTTATGTATTATCATGAATTAGTAGAATTTTTAAAACCTAATGGACCATTAGGCTTTTTTGTAACTCCATCTCGTACATGGAATGCTGATTTTCATTGGTATAAAGCAGTATTTGGAACATTAGAATTGGAGAAAGGATTAAATAACTAA
- a CDS encoding IS3 family transposase, with protein sequence MKLMEQDMSRKKGQTYSAQQKTKIVLELLKEEETIAQIATRYKITSQSITKWKKQFLENASLAFEPAKAVQEFKNEIKSKDEEIEELQKQLGKSVVEKEWLAKKLESSVSSKERKTLIENGLKLTKSAQCKLLGISRAAHYYKPVPMSKLNLRIMHTIDEIATDNSEYGYRFIHQQLLEDGYSIGKDRVLKYMQFMGIQAIYPTKKRLTSIGNPEHKIYEYMLKEYWTRTGRTKHIYVPTPNEVWSGDITYIRTNGGFMYLAAVIDWHSKAILAYKISNSMDATLATDVLKEALSKYPKPKIFNSDQGSQYTSYEHTQTLKQHDIQISMNGKGRSIDNIVIERFFRTLKHGNIYISDYQSIKELKEGVKAYMHKYNFKRFHSAIGYQKPMNMYLEYLKNVG encoded by the coding sequence ATGAAATTAATGGAGCAAGATATGAGTCGAAAAAAAGGTCAAACTTACAGTGCCCAACAGAAGACTAAAATAGTGCTAGAATTACTCAAAGAAGAAGAGACTATTGCACAAATAGCAACTAGATATAAAATTACTTCCCAATCCATTACAAAGTGGAAAAAGCAATTTCTAGAGAATGCTTCACTTGCATTTGAACCAGCTAAAGCAGTGCAAGAATTCAAGAATGAGATAAAGTCAAAAGATGAAGAGATAGAAGAACTTCAAAAACAACTTGGTAAATCTGTTGTTGAAAAGGAATGGCTAGCAAAAAAGCTAGAGAGCTCGGTCTCATCTAAAGAGAGAAAAACTCTCATCGAGAACGGGCTTAAACTAACCAAATCAGCACAATGCAAATTATTAGGTATCAGTCGTGCAGCGCACTACTATAAGCCAGTGCCAATGAGTAAACTAAATTTGAGGATAATGCACACTATCGACGAGATAGCAACAGACAATTCAGAATACGGATACAGATTCATCCATCAACAACTGCTTGAAGATGGATACAGTATAGGTAAAGACAGAGTCCTTAAATATATGCAGTTTATGGGTATTCAAGCGATTTATCCAACTAAAAAGCGACTGACAAGTATCGGCAATCCAGAGCATAAAATTTATGAGTATATGCTAAAAGAGTACTGGACACGCACTGGTAGAACTAAGCATATATATGTTCCAACTCCAAACGAAGTTTGGAGTGGTGATATCACATATATCAGAACTAACGGTGGATTTATGTATTTAGCTGCAGTCATAGACTGGCATAGTAAAGCTATCTTGGCATATAAAATATCCAATTCTATGGATGCAACACTCGCAACTGATGTACTAAAAGAAGCGCTTTCTAAATATCCAAAACCAAAGATATTTAACTCAGACCAAGGCAGCCAGTACACAAGCTATGAACATACTCAAACTTTAAAACAACATGATATTCAAATTTCCATGAATGGAAAAGGTAGATCAATTGATAATATTGTAATTGAGAGATTTTTTAGAACTCTTAAACATGGCAATATTTATATCAGCGATTATCAATCAATTAAGGAGCTCAAAGAAGGTGTAAAAGCTTACATGCATAAATATAATTTTAAGAGATTTCATTCAGCTATCGGTTATCAAAAACCAATGAATATGTATCTTGAATATTTAAAAAATGTAGGGTAA
- a CDS encoding Eco57I restriction-modification methylase domain-containing protein, with protein sequence MKLTKLKSCLDFSGHYNTHFTNANKLVLLPNIDINIKQGNSLISDYKIDYKFDNLFEHDIFDRYKSLISKYKNPNNNRIELSYQIDEIKCQFNSKFDNVNKFEWRYEFPEVLDEDGNFLGFDVVIGNPPYISLSNIKEVDYSQYEFSTYEKNTDIYVLFFEKMLPMIKTNGYLSFIVSNSWVQAKYGNTLRELLNSMNTKVLNFKSMQLFEGATVETCIVEVSKKKDSPISIIDIDKFNTKKIKYSKFLDMLHDQQNNYKEENRLQNKILNNGTLLENCDIEIFRGILTGCNDAFIIDGIKEDELIEQHAKSSEVIIPLLRGKDIQKYQVNFNGKFLINTFNGTLNKKTKERENRVNIDHYPAIKKHLNQYVDRIEKRTDKGITPYNLRNCAYEDNFKKPKIIWGEISDKPKFAYDESGMYVEATAFCMTGKNLKYILAILNSNLSKWYFSKIATTTGMGTNRWKKYKLLQLPIAETSNEKFKILTVLVDKLLNAGQKDIEIENEINQIVYDLYSLTEVEKNIIESSSFITEELKKSKLRSKKPKQQKLEI encoded by the coding sequence TTGAAATTAACCAAGCTGAAAAGTTGTCTTGATTTTTCAGGCCATTATAATACGCATTTTACTAATGCAAATAAATTAGTTTTACTACCAAATATAGATATAAATATCAAGCAAGGTAACTCACTAATATCTGATTACAAAATAGATTATAAATTTGATAATTTATTCGAACATGATATTTTTGATAGGTATAAAAGCTTAATATCTAAATATAAAAATCCAAATAACAATAGAATTGAATTATCATACCAAATAGATGAGATTAAATGTCAATTCAACTCAAAATTTGATAATGTAAATAAATTTGAGTGGAGATATGAGTTTCCAGAGGTATTAGATGAAGATGGTAATTTTTTGGGTTTTGATGTAGTGATTGGAAATCCTCCATATATCTCGCTGTCAAATATCAAAGAAGTAGATTACAGTCAATATGAATTTAGTACCTATGAAAAAAATACTGATATTTATGTGTTGTTTTTTGAGAAGATGTTACCGATGATTAAAACAAATGGATATTTATCTTTTATTGTTTCAAATAGTTGGGTTCAAGCTAAATACGGAAATACTTTAAGAGAATTACTTAACTCTATGAATACAAAGGTTTTAAACTTTAAAAGTATGCAATTGTTTGAAGGTGCTACGGTAGAAACTTGTATAGTTGAAGTTTCAAAGAAAAAAGATTCTCCTATCTCTATTATAGATATTGATAAATTTAATACAAAAAAAATAAAATACTCTAAATTTCTTGACATGCTCCATGATCAACAAAACAATTATAAAGAAGAAAATCGTTTACAAAACAAGATACTCAACAATGGAACGCTACTTGAAAATTGTGATATTGAAATATTTAGAGGTATTTTAACAGGATGTAATGATGCATTTATAATAGACGGAATTAAGGAAGATGAATTAATTGAACAACATGCTAAATCATCTGAAGTAATAATACCACTTCTTAGAGGTAAAGATATCCAAAAATATCAAGTAAACTTTAATGGAAAATTCCTAATTAACACTTTCAACGGTACATTAAATAAAAAAACTAAAGAAAGGGAGAATAGAGTTAATATTGATCATTATCCAGCTATAAAAAAGCATCTCAATCAATATGTAGATAGAATTGAAAAGAGAACGGATAAAGGTATCACTCCATATAATTTAAGAAATTGTGCATATGAAGATAACTTCAAGAAACCAAAAATCATATGGGGTGAGATATCAGACAAACCTAAATTTGCTTATGATGAAAGTGGGATGTATGTAGAAGCAACTGCTTTTTGTATGACTGGAAAAAATCTAAAGTACATACTTGCAATTTTAAACTCTAACCTATCAAAGTGGTATTTTAGTAAAATAGCTACTACAACTGGTATGGGTACTAATCGATGGAAAAAATACAAATTGCTTCAACTGCCTATCGCTGAAACAAGTAATGAAAAGTTCAAAATACTAACAGTTTTAGTGGACAAACTATTAAATGCAGGGCAAAAAGATATTGAGATAGAAAATGAGATAAATCAAATAGTTTACGATCTATATAGTTTAACGGAAGTAGAAAAAAATATAATAGAAAGTTCATCTTTTATTACAGAAGAATTAAAAAAGAGCAAACTTCGTAGTAAAAAGCCCAAACAACAAAAGCTTGAAATATGA
- a CDS encoding IS3 family transposase, translating into MSAKRKSYSANFKAKVVLEVLEGEKTVNEIASGYEVLPLSLRNWKKQFLENMSLAFDKSTVVKEYKDEIDTLKYEKDAIAKKLGETIVEKDFLVEKLKSLASSKERKTLLDAKHKLSQNKQCQLLQVSKSSLYYTPTKPFSRGKDLKILDAINNIYSDFPSYGSRRIHAQLLRDGYSIGKKFVKKAMKYMGIEALYPKPKTTTANKEHYKYPYLLKDFRDYAGRVVIEKTNQVWSTDITYIKLEKGFVYLAAIIDWHSKKILSWKLSNTMDISLVKSVLNEALAFYPKPEIFNTDQGSQYTSKVHVDILKKHNIKISMDGKGRATDNICIERFWRSIKYEEIYLNEYKNIKSLNRAIKIYMNSYNKKRLHSAIGYKTPNEVYYKAVNNLDPKGAKLLPLVS; encoded by the coding sequence ATGAGTGCAAAAAGAAAAAGTTATAGTGCAAATTTTAAAGCAAAAGTAGTACTGGAAGTTTTAGAGGGTGAAAAAACTGTTAATGAAATAGCTAGTGGATATGAAGTCCTACCTCTAAGTTTAAGAAATTGGAAAAAACAGTTTCTTGAGAATATGTCATTAGCATTTGATAAAAGTACTGTTGTAAAAGAATACAAAGATGAAATTGATACTCTTAAATATGAAAAAGATGCAATTGCAAAAAAACTTGGAGAGACAATTGTTGAGAAGGATTTTCTTGTGGAAAAGCTAAAAAGCTTGGCCTCATCTAAAGAGAGAAAAACTCTACTTGATGCTAAGCATAAATTATCACAGAATAAGCAGTGTCAATTGCTACAGGTAAGTAAGTCGAGTTTGTACTATACTCCAACTAAACCGTTTAGTAGAGGTAAAGACTTGAAAATATTAGATGCTATAAATAATATATATTCAGACTTTCCATCATATGGAAGTAGAAGAATTCATGCTCAACTTTTAAGAGATGGGTATAGCATAGGGAAAAAGTTCGTTAAGAAAGCTATGAAGTATATGGGTATAGAAGCCTTGTATCCTAAGCCTAAGACCACTACAGCAAACAAAGAACATTATAAGTATCCATATCTCCTAAAAGATTTTAGAGATTATGCTGGACGTGTTGTAATTGAAAAAACTAATCAAGTCTGGAGTACAGATATTACTTATATCAAACTGGAAAAAGGCTTTGTATATTTAGCCGCAATAATAGATTGGCATAGTAAAAAAATACTCTCATGGAAACTTTCTAACACAATGGATATTTCCTTAGTTAAAAGTGTGTTAAATGAAGCACTCGCATTTTATCCTAAACCAGAGATATTTAACACAGACCAGGGAAGTCAATATACTTCAAAAGTTCATGTTGATATTCTCAAAAAACACAACATTAAAATTTCAATGGATGGAAAAGGTAGAGCTACTGATAATATTTGCATCGAAAGATTCTGGCGAAGTATTAAGTATGAAGAAATTTATCTGAATGAATATAAGAATATAAAATCTCTCAATCGAGCAATAAAAATATATATGAACTCTTACAACAAAAAAAGATTACATTCGGCGATTGGATATAAAACTCCAAATGAAGTTTATTATAAAGCTGTCAATAATTTAGATCCTAAAGGAGCAAAACTGTTACCACTGGTATCGTAA
- a CDS encoding WYL domain-containing protein, whose amino-acid sequence MNKKYRAEEVLPYIIRKISNGEAISTKDIVKRFNLKKSTLTDHIKEVREQFYENDFKYDDSTYKWIRTEPEFLKKSLLSPEEAVVLTGILRNKSKFGDKLVSSVEKVVHNYVKRTKTSIFKQDILERIDENFEIIFAQLKYAIEKKKKIKFTFYGTHRIFYPYKIINLEYYWYLLGYEEYSEYNNRETKKIKTYTIDKIRDLEILKESFKYDFTETEDELKNAMNAFFSVGEKTKTIEVLVVKWLVEYIKRAPYFSGWHNTNIMETIDSIQYAVFEIKSSNKYYKDIIPTILKYIPNIRIRDDIDVVEKIFQDIDTYASFHSKTLNDTSNTTDNRSNILSYINTHVKYK is encoded by the coding sequence ATGAATAAAAAATATCGAGCGGAAGAGGTTCTTCCATATATAATACGAAAAATCTCTAACGGTGAAGCAATATCAACTAAGGATATTGTTAAGCGTTTTAATCTGAAAAAATCAACTCTTACAGATCACATCAAAGAAGTTCGTGAACAATTTTATGAAAATGACTTCAAATATGATGATAGTACTTATAAATGGATTCGTACAGAACCAGAGTTTCTAAAAAAATCTTTATTAAGTCCAGAAGAAGCAGTTGTTTTAACTGGAATTTTAAGAAATAAAAGTAAATTTGGAGATAAACTAGTTTCATCTGTAGAAAAAGTAGTACATAACTATGTGAAACGAACTAAAACATCAATATTTAAGCAAGATATTTTGGAAAGGATTGATGAGAATTTTGAAATAATTTTTGCTCAATTAAAGTATGCCATAGAGAAAAAAAAGAAAATTAAATTTACATTTTATGGAACGCATAGAATTTTTTATCCATATAAAATTATTAACCTTGAATATTATTGGTACTTATTAGGTTATGAGGAGTACTCTGAATACAACAACAGAGAAACTAAAAAAATCAAAACGTATACTATTGATAAAATAAGGGATTTAGAAATACTCAAGGAATCATTTAAATATGACTTTACTGAAACAGAAGATGAATTAAAAAATGCTATGAATGCTTTTTTTAGTGTTGGTGAAAAAACTAAAACAATTGAAGTTTTAGTTGTAAAATGGCTTGTTGAATATATCAAGAGAGCACCATATTTTAGCGGTTGGCATAATACTAATATAATGGAAACAATAGATAGCATACAATACGCAGTCTTTGAAATTAAATCTAGCAATAAATATTACAAAGATATTATTCCAACAATTTTAAAATATATTCCCAATATTAGGATTAGGGATGATATAGATGTGGTCGAGAAAATATTTCAAGATATTGATACCTACGCATCCTTTCATAGTAAAACATTAAATGATACTAGCAATACAACTGACAATAGATCAAATATTCTCTCTTATATTAATACACATGTGAAATATAAATAG
- a CDS encoding YegP family protein, with product MTENKNNGYYVLTKNVEAKQPYHFVLKASNHETILNSENYTTKDSALNGIESVKVNSQDKENFEIREAKNDEPYFVLIAQNNKIIATSETYSSMEMCKHGIDAVIKYASDAIVKGV from the coding sequence ATGACTGAGAACAAAAACAATGGGTATTACGTCCTAACAAAAAACGTAGAGGCTAAACAACCATATCATTTCGTGCTTAAGGCATCAAACCATGAAACTATTTTAAATAGTGAAAATTATACAACAAAAGATTCTGCTCTCAATGGAATTGAATCTGTAAAAGTTAATTCTCAAGATAAAGAGAATTTTGAAATTAGAGAGGCTAAGAATGATGAACCATATTTTGTTCTGATTGCACAAAATAATAAAATTATTGCTACATCTGAAACTTACTCCTCAATGGAAATGTGTAAGCATGGAATTGATGCAGTAATTAAATATGCATCAGATGCAATTGTGAAAGGAGTATAG